From Saccharothrix espanaensis DSM 44229, the proteins below share one genomic window:
- a CDS encoding ABC transporter ATP-binding protein, with amino-acid sequence MIEVDDLRVENAEGHPVLAGLTLAIGAGERVGVVGESGAGKTTLALALVGAVRPGLRVVRGQVRVDGRDVLTATPAERRELRRRVLSYLPQDPPSALTPTMRIARQLREPAVDRSAEAVSRRLVEVGLPGDAEFVRRYPHQLSGGQQQRLALARFTAGDPRGLILDEPTTGLDGPMRRLVLDQLAELALRRGLAVVFITHDLGAAARMTDRLVVLRGGEVVEHAGTEQVLGRPAEPYTRELLAAVPDLRVEVERRPPPRAPGPVVLEVAGLVAARGRKVVLDGVSLTLHRGESLALLGSSGCGKTTLAQCVAGILKPRAGQVSLAGEVIAPVLRGRPVDQRRRIQLIPQDATGSLNPRRTVGAAIGRVVRLHRARPADAVRAETRRLLDLVGLAGELADRLPRQLSGGQRQRVAIARALAAGADVLICDEVTSNLDVQVAASVLELLDSLRGELGLAVLTVTHDLGVIARNADRVLVLDRGRVVEEGPVAEVLGHPVHAATRALVDAAGGLASPAR; translated from the coding sequence GTGATCGAGGTCGACGACCTGCGGGTCGAGAACGCCGAGGGCCACCCGGTGCTGGCCGGGCTCACCCTCGCCATCGGCGCGGGGGAGCGGGTCGGTGTCGTCGGCGAGTCCGGCGCGGGCAAGACGACCCTCGCCCTGGCGCTGGTCGGCGCCGTCCGGCCGGGCCTGCGGGTGGTGCGGGGCCAGGTCCGGGTGGACGGCCGCGACGTGCTCACCGCGACCCCGGCCGAACGCCGGGAGCTGCGCCGCCGGGTGCTGTCCTACCTGCCACAGGACCCGCCGTCCGCGCTCACCCCGACCATGCGGATCGCCCGGCAGCTGCGCGAACCGGCCGTGGACCGCTCGGCGGAGGCGGTCTCCCGACGGCTGGTGGAGGTCGGGCTGCCCGGCGACGCCGAGTTCGTCCGCCGCTACCCGCACCAGCTCTCCGGCGGCCAGCAGCAGCGGCTGGCGCTGGCCCGGTTCACCGCCGGCGACCCGCGCGGGCTGATCCTGGACGAGCCGACCACCGGCCTGGACGGGCCGATGCGCAGGCTCGTGCTGGACCAGCTCGCGGAGCTCGCGCTGCGGCGCGGGCTGGCCGTCGTGTTCATCACCCACGACCTCGGCGCGGCGGCCCGGATGACCGACCGGCTGGTGGTGCTGCGCGGCGGCGAGGTGGTCGAGCACGCCGGCACGGAGCAGGTGCTCGGCCGGCCCGCCGAGCCGTACACCAGGGAGCTGCTCGCCGCCGTCCCGGACCTGCGGGTCGAGGTCGAGCGGCGGCCACCGCCCCGGGCACCGGGCCCGGTGGTGCTGGAGGTCGCCGGCCTGGTCGCGGCGCGCGGCCGCAAGGTCGTGCTGGACGGGGTGTCGCTGACCCTGCACCGGGGCGAGTCGCTGGCGCTGCTGGGGTCCTCGGGCTGCGGCAAGACCACGCTGGCCCAGTGCGTCGCGGGCATCCTCAAGCCCCGCGCCGGACAGGTGTCGCTGGCGGGCGAGGTGATCGCGCCCGTGCTGCGCGGCCGGCCGGTGGACCAGCGCCGGCGCATCCAGCTCATCCCGCAGGACGCCACCGGCTCGCTCAACCCGCGCCGCACGGTCGGCGCGGCGATCGGCCGCGTGGTCCGGCTGCACCGGGCCCGGCCCGCCGACGCGGTGCGCGCCGAGACCCGGCGGCTGCTGGACCTGGTGGGGCTGGCCGGTGAGCTGGCCGACCGGCTGCCCCGGCAGCTCTCCGGCGGGCAGCGGCAGCGGGTGGCCATCGCCCGCGCGCTGGCGGCCGGCGCGGACGTGCTGATCTGCGACGAGGTGACCTCCAACCTGGACGTGCAGGTGGCCGCGTCGGTGCTGGAACTGCTCGACTCGCTGCGCGGGGAGCTGGGCCTGGCGGTGCTGACGGTGACCCACGACCTGGGCGTGATCGCCCGCAACGCCGACCGCGTGCTGGTGCTGGACCGGGGCCGGGTGGTGGAGGAGGGGCCGGTCGCCGAGGTGCTCGGCCACCCCGTGCACGCCGCGACCCGCGCCCTGGTCGACGCGGCCGGCGGCCTCGCCTCGCCGGCCCGCTGA
- a CDS encoding ABC transporter permease, whose translation MRAVRWALGVLAVLGVALVLGIAVFGPSLVDDPERITGLPYTAPTADSPLGTDSTGRDVLARVLAGGQALVTVPVVATVLATALGLVLGLVGGYFGGVADAVVSRLDHLLLGLPPVLILLVLLNGWGYSATTITAAVVLTGTPFVSRVTRAETLHAVEDGYVVAAYATGDSHFSVIVREILPNIARPVLADFGTRLAIAVTLTAAVGFLGFGSGGPNWGAMISENVEGIRLTPWGVAVPAVLLGVLTVAANLGLDRLVGKVLR comes from the coding sequence GCTGGTGCTCGGGATCGCGGTGTTCGGGCCGTCCCTGGTCGACGACCCGGAGCGGATCACCGGCCTGCCCTACACCGCCCCGACGGCGGACAGCCCGCTGGGCACCGACAGCACCGGCCGGGACGTCCTGGCCCGGGTGCTGGCGGGCGGCCAGGCGCTGGTGACCGTGCCGGTGGTGGCGACCGTGCTGGCCACCGCCCTCGGGCTGGTGCTCGGCCTGGTCGGCGGCTACTTCGGCGGCGTGGCCGACGCGGTGGTGTCCCGGCTGGACCACCTGCTGCTGGGGCTGCCGCCGGTGCTGATCCTGCTGGTGCTGCTCAACGGCTGGGGCTACAGCGCGACGACGATCACCGCGGCGGTGGTGCTGACCGGCACGCCGTTCGTGTCGCGGGTGACCCGGGCCGAGACGCTGCACGCCGTGGAGGACGGCTACGTCGTGGCCGCGTACGCCACCGGGGACTCACACTTCTCGGTGATCGTGCGGGAGATCCTGCCCAACATCGCCCGCCCGGTGCTGGCCGACTTCGGCACCCGGCTGGCCATCGCGGTCACCCTGACCGCCGCCGTCGGGTTCCTCGGCTTCGGCTCGGGCGGCCCGAACTGGGGAGCCATGATCAGCGAGAACGTCGAGGGCATCCGGTTGACGCCGTGGGGCGTCGCGGTGCCCGCCGTGCTGTTGGGCGTGCTGACGGTCGCCGCGAACCTCGGGCTGGACCGCCTGGTCGGGAAGGTGCTGCGGTGA